aaaaataatttagtagCACAGAGAAATATTGAGTTAAAATTGATTAACAATTTAATTCTCACTGCATTAAAGAGACATGATCGACTGCAATATGTTAGGTGCGAGATATTCAAGTAAAGCATATCGTGTCATAAATCATGGAGAAAAGATGAAGAAACTGATGCAGAAAGCCCCAGAAGGAATGAATTACCACAATGACAGATTCaatttgttgaaattatttCCAGCAAAAAAATCCATTAATACCCACTTGGCCACACCAGAATCATCACAGTTTTAGGCAATCTATGGCTAAGTCTATGTTTCCAGGATCTTGACACCCCATGACTTGGAAGATTGACATGTGTATCGTTTCTaaagaaacaaagaaaaataaagtaataaataattaaattgtacACATGTCAATCATCCAAAACATGGGCGTAAAGCTCCAGGAGGATCATATACTTTGCCACAATCTATAGATAGTGAATTTTGCATAACTACAGCAAGAGATGAACTAGAAGTAGGACAAAAGGTGTGTAACACCCCTGAACCGCATGTATGTTCGCTGCGAGACCAAGGGCCCTACAAGGTGAGTAAGATTTGAAAGAGTTTAGAACAAAAGCATGAAGAAAAGTGCTTTATTGATGATACTTCAAATGGCCATAGAACTCATAACTTTTGAAGTTTTGACAGTATCAAGAGTTATGAAATCTCATGAAGAAAGAAAGGTGAGTATGATTTCAAAGAGCCTTACACTAGTCTCGGTAGTGTGAGACTTTTGATTTATTGGAAATGTGAGATGTACAAGACGATATCAAGCGGTGTTCTCAAAGTTTCTGACCACGCTAAATTTCTCTGAGGCAAATCCAGTCATTTTGGCCCATGTAAGGCCACTTTtctgttttaaaatttaagaacagattattatatttgtaatttatttgaACTTCTCATTGGTCCCCAATTCTAAATATACCTTATTCATATATTTAACTCATTCTGGTTGGTTTTGTAATTTTCTAATTTTGAAATCATGCTTTTCAGGCAAATTTCACTTGGTGTTTTTAAGTTCAGTACTTCAGTGTAAATGGGAAATGTAGAAATTCTTCTAGAGCAACTGTCGTATTTCATCGAAAATTACAAtgattttggcatgttgaagaTGGTCTCCTAGTTCTAAGGATTTGAAGATGAAATATTCCATTATCCCATTTATTTTACTGCTCCCAATCAGAGCAATTCCAGCATTTATGGCCTCCCATTCAACAATGTTTTCACATCACAAGATCAAACGATGTCTACACATCATAAGTTCCACTAAACACTAGCTTTAGGAACAAATTCAATGTATGATGAATGTATTTCTCATGCTGCTGGATAACAATTTCCTACTTTATCaaagaaacataaaaatcaCTAATTTCCCTCATTTTTCCTATTAATGGTTCCCCTTTCTTGAAGCAACTAGgagaaatatatgaaaaatgatAGGCCTTTATATCCAAATGTACTCATCATGATACTTGTTCCCTCAATTACGAAGGATTGTTGATAAACCCaggaaattaaaaattcaaagaagGTTATAAATCATTTGACCAGGTTATAATCATAACAAACCCGATAAACCTCGTTGTAGTGATACCTTGAATCTCCGTAGCAGACCAGGAGAAGGCATAATAGCCACACTTGGCAATGGTGAACTCACACCCTTCATTACATTTGACACTGTGGAATGTAAGAAATCTTCTTCNNNNNNNNNNNNNNNNNNNNNNNNNNNNNNNNNNNNNNNNNNNNNNNNNNNNNNNNNNNNNNNNNNNNNNNNNNNNNNNNNNNNNNNNNNNNNNNNNNNNaaagtaatactttttcatagatgacccaaataagatatctgtctcgcaaaatacgacctgtgagaccgtctcacacaagtttttgtcgtaTGTTAGTTTATATATGTTCGATATCTTCTTGCTTTTAGTTGttattttagtttatatttaCGTTGATTTgcccataaatattttttctggAGTATTTGTattataacatttttatttatggatttattttaatgataaaaaagagaGCCTGAAACTCAAGAAAGGGGCCTATTCACGACCCGAATTGGAGGTAACAtatgcaaataaaaaatatttatatataaggtATTTATATCTCAAGCAACAAAAAaacatcaaataatattaataattctAGCAAATGCAAATAATTGAAGATGTCAATGTGCATAAATATGACGTGTTAATCAAATAGAAGTAGTATTTGGAGAATTTGTATCAAGATAAAGAAGCCCTCTTGATTTTTAATCTTTAATTTACTATGTAAAGTACTTCAAAGTCCATCTCGGTTGAGTAAATATAGACAGGATGCCCTCCtctctttttaaattttacattttttcttGCCCTATAAATATAGTTTAAAAACGATGAAgaatatttgaataaaaagtCATAAATTTGGGGAAAGAGAATTTCAAACGGGTTGAATCAACATTATTGACGAGGATCAAGCAAGGGCGTGACCCCTACCCATGGAAATGAAATTTATTCCAAAAGATAAGATACATAAATGATCATGCACTAACATTGATTCCGGAAACATATGCTAGCTTGGTGGATTTGACCTTTATTAATTTATCCATCAATTCCATAGCTAGTTGGGTGAATCTTTATTTCATtacaatattaataaattagagttgttattattacattttttattttaaatatggcaaatgataattttttttggtttattacctttttttaattttgggttttggtgctcttaacttttaattttcgcCTATTTTGGTCTGATTTCTGATGCGACATCTGACAAGTCAATAATTTTCGATATTATTTTAGCATTTTCGATATCATGTCAGCATTTTTCGGTGTCACGTCAACATTTTCTAGTGATGTTAGTAATTGAATCAAAGTAATtgcaaattaaaagttaatgtatcaaaatcaaatttgaaaatttagtgGACTATAACCcagaatagaaaaaaaaaactattttctcttttaattatttcatgataaaaataatatctttttattttatttaccaaCATAAGACGTTGTGTACTCTGTAACAGTGGGATAAATGCATTTtcattgaaataataaaatattataagataCCGTTTGATGTATTTGATGAAAGTGAGATgagacgtaattttttttataatattttataaatgtacatttttcataccatatttatatatgtacattttttataaatgtatttcatggtaaaaataatatctttttaTAAGATACCGTTTGAAGGAGTATGATGATATATACTAGATGTGAATTGCATTAGACATTCATCTTTGCCCACATAATATACATATGATAAGTATGGTATGAATGAAATTTTACAATTATTATCCTTTTATAATCATGGTTGATTTAGATTTTGCACGAACAGTTAAGATATtataaatagtaaacacaaTAATCAGGCAAGTTGAAAGCATAGCAAACaatatattattcatttttatacattATTCATCTCTATTTTATCCATCTTTTATCACACTCATCTTTTATTCATCTCATCCATAGCAGACCTGAAATTGGACTTTTAATTTTGGAACTTTCGATAAAGTATCtaatctgcatcacatgaagcCTAATTTCAGTGACTCCAAACTCCACCAGCCTCATTTCATTGTAAATGTAAGAGGCTCAGCCCAGTCCATTTGGGCCACATTTTTTAacttattttttagttttttttttaattcgttACTCAATGAATTTGAGAAAAGTTTTGatttaatatttgtttaaatttgaagattatttgtgtatgatttagtAATATCGGGGAAAATTAGTATTTTGATTATGTAAGTTGACATGTTTTGGATTTTAGTTATATAATTTGTTAATGCTTGGTTTTTATCAATTcacttgtattttttttgtttgtcttTTATTTCGAAATCGCtaaatacaataaatatcaataaatattatttatttgatattgattctctcttaccgactcatatggtgTAAATAAAACCCATGttacaaatatttaaatttatttaagcaaaaatAAACCGGAACGACAGTCGGTATTTCAGAATAAgaggaaaattattttcattttgcttGTGTATATTTTAATAGATgtaataaatgttttattatCCTCACATTAGTTACGTAAGATAATATcaatgtcaaataaataatattcgttagataaaaaagttttaaaaaaaaatcaagttatcATATGAAAACTAAATTTGACAAATTTAAATTGATTCATGGTAGATGTTTGGTAAGAGGTATATATAGCAAACGAGAGGTGCTTCTCTGTTCATACTTGAAGCATGCAAAATCTGGAAACTTGGAGGAAATTGATTAACCTAGAATATTAGTTTTGGTAAATTGATTAAGTGAGTGACCTGCTAACCTCAAACAACACCTACCAAGGAGTTGGTGTACCAATTAATTTGAAATAGAGTTTCTTCTTAACTTTTTGAAATGGTTGagttcaaaaattataaaaatatttcaagcaACCTAGCATTTGCTTCAATGCTACGTAAAGTCCTCACTGTCATCTCGCATGCCTAAGGCAATGAATAATAGTGCTATCTCGTCTATATACACTAATGTGACCATAACTCTTTTAATCCGGACGTTATCATGATTATTGTTCACGCTAGGAccaattttttaattcattatttaaattttttttttaaattctaaaatggTATCTGCACAGTTTCCATCACCACTTTTGGATTATATTtgcattttataatatttttttaacccaTTCATTTAGATGATATTGTATATAGAATGAATAATAAGTGGACGGTTTCACGGATGTGAGATGAGTCCATTctactcatatttatattaacaaataatatttttggcataaaaaataatatatttttataaatctcataaaattgactaatGAGATCgattcacaaatttttttttacgacTAAAATACTGTACGTGTTAAACATTAATGACTGAATCGATtagttgatataaaatataatatgtgaaACATTTATACCGCTTGTAGTGTGAGTGtctcgtgtatatatatatagcctACACGGGACTCAAACTAGCATCATCTTATTCCCAACCTACTTGTTATTTTCAACATCATCTCtcgaggaaaaagaaaaagcaagAAAATGGCCGAGAGGAGCAAGATCCTGATCATCGGAGGAACAGGGTACATCGGCAAATTTGTATTGGAAGCAAGCGTCAAATCCGGCCACCCCACGTTTGCTTTGTTCAGAGAGAGCACCATCTCTGATCCTGTTAAAGGAAAAATCGTCGAGGGTTTCAAGAAATCTGGTGTCACCATTCTCATTGTATGTTTTTGTACTCATTTTGGATTCCATAAAATGATTGCTTCTTTAATGCCCTGTCGAGTAATCTTAAAAAGGTTGGATCATGTGTGCTTACGAAATTATATATGCAGGGTGATTTGTTTGATCACGAGAGCTTGGTGAAGGCTATAAAGCAAGTGGATGTGGTCATATCCACCGTTGGTAACTTTCAGTTGGCTGATCAAGTGAAGATCATTGCTGCTATTAAAGAAGCAGGGAATGTTAAGGTTGGCTTGATTTTCCTGTTTTTTCTTGATACCTTCTTTTGTAACTTGGATGATTTCCAAAGAGTTTGGAGCCAGATATCACACTTTCAGGATAttcatgcataatttttttttctttatataaaTAAACTTTTTTAGCAAAAGTTCGGCCGATAATTTATTACTCAACATGTCTTCCCTACGTGTAATCGGGAAGATATGACAAACTATTGTTTATAGATATATCGTCACAAGTTTTAAGGACAAGAAAGTGTTGTGTACAATCTAGTCTCTTGTATATCAGCGATATCTTGTGTAGTGTAAGTTCCTTAATTGTTGTCCAACTCTTGTGACTGAGGTTATTGCTCTCTTATATTTCTGCAAAAAACCAAACTATTTTTGTTCTATATATGTTGTAGAGATTCTTTCCTTCGGAATTTGGGAACGATGTAGATCGCGCGCGTGCTGTTGAACCAGCAAAGTCTGCATTCGAAAGTAAAGCTCAAATCCGCAGAGCAATTGAAGCGGAAGGAATACCTTACACCTATGTGGCATCCAACTTTTTCGCGGGCTATTCGCTCCCAACGCTAATTCAACTAGGTGCTACTGCTCCCCCAAGAGATAAAGTGATTATCTTAGGAGATGGTAACGCTAAAGGTATGATgattttacacacacacacaaatatatatatatgtgtgtgtgtgtgtgttttaacaTACTTCATTCAAATAGCATAGTCTCAATCATCCGTCAAAGAAATAAACAATTTTGTCCCCGCTTTACAGCTGTGTTCAATTATGAGGTCGATATCGGCACATACACGATCAAAGCAGTGGATGATCCCAAAACATTGAACAAGATTCTGTACATTAAGCCACCTAAGAATATCTATTCATTCAATGATCTTGTTTCGTTATGGGAGAAGAAGATTGGTAAAACAATTGAGAAAGAGTATGTTCCCGAAGAACAAGTCTTGAAACAAATTGCAGAATCTCCAATCCCTATCAACATCATACTCTCATTCAACCACTCGATTTTTGTGAAGGGGGATCAAACATATTTCGAGATCAAGCCGTCATTCGGGGTTGAGGCCTCGGAGCTGTATCCAGAAGTTGAACATAAAACAGTGGAAgagtatcttgatcagtttgtgtgATCTATGGTATTGTTGTGTGTGCGCTCTTATTTATCTGTTTCTACAAATCAATCTGAATCCCGAATTAATGTGATCGAGTACAATTAAAACAGCTTACAAATTTATATCAAGTGCTTGCTAATTGCTATATTTATATAagttaattaataactaataataTAACACATGTAGTCAAatcaaccaaaaataaaattaaaaaatagttttatcTTCCGCTAAACCAGTAGTTTTTTAAGAAATAACCCTTTATATTTGGGTGGCAAGCAAGTCTTCCAGCTTCTGTCACTCACTGTAACCCTCGACACCAAAAAGGCAGCTGAAAAAGACCACACAGACGGGGAATCAATCAAGATTCCGTTTATATTCTAAGAACGAAGAATCAATAAAAATCACTACTGAATGGGGAGTTTGGGGCGGGCAGTATATTCGCTTGGGCACTGGATTCGAGAAACGGGGCAAACCATTGATCGCCTGGGCAGCCGTCTCCAGGGAAATTACTATCTCCACGAGCAACGTAAATCCCTCTTtattatttggaattatttttgGGGATCTCATCGATGACCCACATTTTGTTCGAATTTATGGATTGGGTTGAATGCCAATTTAAGAGATGCTGAACGTGTTTGTTTTGTTTCATGGGTTGCGTTGTGATTTGTATAGTTTTAGTTCTTTTGAGGTTTTTGAACGAACCGTAGTATTCTTCGAGCTTGGCGGAGAAAGGAAAATCTTGGGAACAGAGAATCTTCTGGTTGAGGCGTTGTTGAACTTTTTCCTGATGTTTAAGAGAGAAAACATCAAAATTAGTTTCTATCGGGAAATTATCGGGAGTGTGAGAGAGACTATTTAAAAGGATACTTGGGGTGGATTATTAGAGTTAAAATTTGGATATCAGACATAGTtcttagtgttttttttttcaacattttttaGTTACCCCAAATAATTCATCTGCAAGGAATGCCTAAAAATTGTAATTTCTTGAGGGAAAAAAATTGTAGCGTATCATCATTTCACAAATGTTGTTTTCTCAAGATTTTGGTGTGCGACAGTAGAAAGCTGCACCTGACTCAGCATGTGGTAGCTGTGAACCTCGGCTTAATGTTCATAATCTGCATATGTGATGGCCTCTGTCTGAACATATGGAATTAGTCGTATATTATGTTCTTTGTtgtccatcatatcatatttacCAAGGCTAATCTAATAACTTTGCTAGGAAAATCCAGTAGGATTTTGTTGGGAAATATTTGCGAGGAGAAAAGTCCTTGTTATTGTTGAAATGTTGAGCGGAAAAAAGATCTGCAGAGTCTTGATTATTAGAAAGAAGTATAGTAGGTAGGTATCAAAATGGTGAGGTACAGATCCCACTCCGcagattttcttttctttgttttcttttgtctaGCACTTCTGGCCATAAAGCTCCAACTCTttcatattttgtgtttttccCCTGCAACCtgaaatttctaatttttttttggctaTTTATGAATCATTATTTTGAAGTAATCTTGCTAAAACTTGCCAGTATATTTTTCTGCCATGTTTCAAATTATGACGATTGATTTGTAATCTTCATTCCAGCGCCTTCAGTGATATATTGCTTTCTTACACCCATCATTTCACAGTCACTTGTTTTTAGTGTCTAGGCATCGAACTTTGATGAACCTTTTTGATAAGTCTCCGGTAGTGGATATGGATGCTTTTGTTGCCCCAAGTGCCTCTGTCATCGGTGATGTTCGAGTTGGACGAGGATCTTCTATATGGTATGGGTGCGTCCTTCGAGGTAGGTTTCAGTCAAGAACCCATAGTGATACCTGTCAAGTATTTCCTGTTACACTGATATTGAATTCAATTAAGCTTCCTTGATTGAATCGACCTCCTTTCATTTGATAAACAAGCATACAAATTGACTCTATCATCAATTAAGGTTTTTTCATGTTTTCTGGATGCAGGGGACGTCAATGGCATCACTGTTGGGTCAGGAACTAATATACAGGACAACTCTCTTGTTCATGTGGCAAAATCTAACCTAAGCGGGAAGGTACTACCCACTATTATCGGAGATAATGTCACCATTGGTGAGTGATCTCTTGCTTGTCTTGTTGGAAATTAGtcgcaatttttttttaatacaagatAACACTATAATAGTAGTTCCATAATCGTCTGCGTCTTGGTTTGAACCAGATTTCCAAAATATGGTTACATAAGATTTGGATGCACAGGTCATAGTGCTGTTATACATGGCTGCACAATCGAGGATGAGGCTTTTGTTGGTATGGGAGCTACCTTGCTTGATGGCGTGGTCGTGGAGAAACATGCCATGGTCGGTGCAGGATCGCTTGTGAGACAAGATACGAGGGTCCCTTTTGGGGAGGTATGCTTTTATTTGCCCTTGAGAACCTTAACATCTAAAAAAAATGTGGATTTCTAATTGTTAATTGGGATTTGGGTTAATCTAGGGATGCTTGTTAGTTGGGCGGCGCATGATTCGAGGAAATGATTTGTTCTTTCCTGATTCCATAGGCTCCTATTTGTTCTCATTCTCTGACTTATGTCTATTTTACCATCGTCTTTCAACTTTGTATAATCTgactaaaatttatatatatttatgcttATCGGTGTTGCATCGATTTTTAGGCGTGACTGAGATCTATAGCAATATGGTGCTGGTTTATTACAGGTGTGGGCTGGTAATCCGGCAAAATTTCTTAGGAAGCTTACTGACGAAGAAATAGCTTTCATTTCCCAATCAGCCACAAATTACATCAACCTTGCGAAGGTCCATGCTGCTGAAAATGCCAAGCCTTTTGACGAAATTGAGTTCGAAAAGGCATTGCGCAAGAAATATGCTCGTCGTGATGAAGAGTATGATTCAATGCTCGGGGTGGTTCGCGAAACTCCACCAGAACTTGTTCTTCCAGATAGCATTCTGCAGAAGTCCCAAAAGGCTGTTCAATGAGAATTTTTTCCTGTGGCCGTTTTGACCTCTGTTTGTGCAGATTTTGAGATAACAATTCACCACTCTTTACAAATAAAACGAGGACTTGCGTTGATTGGATACAAATCCAATTTACAACGGGAACCATGCCGTAGCCCATATATGCATGACGATACCTGTATTTGAGATACTGTGTTACAATGAGTTTTCTGAATTATATTTTGCAATGATACGTGATGGCACTGCTTCGCTTCTTGTCCGatgtcttttaaaaaaaatttagttataCTTAATTTTAGCGACTGCTCTTTTATgctctaatatttttatatgaatgTGATGAGTCATTTTTATATCTAGCATATGATAAACTCAtaattttcgatattttttaaCCGAAACAATTcaaaaccaaattttgaaatgaaaCTAGCACGAAATGATACCAAATGCCATCAATCTATTctggaaaaggaaaaattgacCGAGTATAGAGCACGTTACAACAGATAACTCGAATTGTTGAAATGGCGAGGATGTATCAATGCAGCTCAACAAAACCATAGTATCCTTCTGCTCCAGCATCTTCAGTCTATAAAAAAGGGGATATTTTGTTAACATGTCaatttttaacaagagatgcgGTGATATTGAATAACGTTATCAGATTCAGATATCCATTGGAGCAGCCCCTTGGTCAGCAGGGGTAGCAGCACCTGTATCAGCCTCACCAGCTTGATCTGGAGCAGCAGCCTCGTCAGTAGGGTTATCTTCACCTACAAGCTCaaattcattgatcaaggatTGCACAGTTTCTTGATCCAGTATATGGAACGCCTCCCCTACTCCCATTACGGCAATTGTGCATATCGAGTTCGTCATTTTTTCTCCTTGTATAGTTTCCCTCAATGCAAAAAGTGCATCCTTGATCAAATTATCTCGTGACGATTCCATGAAACTCTCGAACTTCCGTTCTAAGTAAGTTTTGGCAGCCTGTGACCGAGATCCAATTGCAAATGCTTGATATTCAAAGTAATTGCCACTTGGACAATTGTAATATAGGTGAGCTCCAGATTCATCAAGACCACCGACCAGCAGACCAACACCATAGGGTCGCTTCCATGATCGCTGTGTGCAGACCTGCATAATGGTTAACCAGAACGAAAGAGTAATTACTTTTACTAGATAATAAACGAAACTTCtgcaaaaattgaaaaaagggGATGGCAGCCAATTTGACATATTAACACTTAACTCGCCTTTGTACCAGATTTATTTATGGAAAACCAGAATTCTTCCTCGATAACACATTTGATAATAGTCAGAAGAAACATACTTCATCGAGGGTGGGTGCTATAATGGTTAAGTAGCACACTACCAG
The DNA window shown above is from Primulina huaijiensis isolate GDHJ02 chromosome 12, ASM1229523v2, whole genome shotgun sequence and carries:
- the LOC140989598 gene encoding isoflavone reductase-like protein, which translates into the protein MAERSKILIIGGTGYIGKFVLEASVKSGHPTFALFRESTISDPVKGKIVEGFKKSGVTILIGDLFDHESLVKAIKQVDVVISTVGNFQLADQVKIIAAIKEAGNVKRFFPSEFGNDVDRARAVEPAKSAFESKAQIRRAIEAEGIPYTYVASNFFAGYSLPTLIQLGATAPPRDKVIILGDGNAKAVFNYEVDIGTYTIKAVDDPKTLNKILYIKPPKNIYSFNDLVSLWEKKIGKTIEKEYVPEEQVLKQIAESPIPINIILSFNHSIFVKGDQTYFEIKPSFGVEASELYPEVEHKTVEEYLDQFV
- the LOC140989600 gene encoding gamma carbonic anhydrase 1, mitochondrial-like; protein product: MGSLGRAVYSLGHWIRETGQTIDRLGSRLQGNYYLHEQLSRHRTLMNLFDKSPVVDMDAFVAPSASVIGDVRVGRGSSIWYGCVLRGDVNGITVGSGTNIQDNSLVHVAKSNLSGKVLPTIIGDNVTIGHSAVIHGCTIEDEAFVGMGATLLDGVVVEKHAMVGAGSLVRQDTRVPFGEVWAGNPAKFLRKLTDEEIAFISQSATNYINLAKVHAAENAKPFDEIEFEKALRKKYARRDEEYDSMLGVVRETPPELVLPDSILQKSQKAVQ
- the LOC140989599 gene encoding proteasome subunit alpha type-1-B-like, producing MFRNQYDTDVTTWSPAGRLFQVEYAMEAVKQGSAAIGLRSKTHVVLACVNKASSELSSHQKKIFKVDDHIGVAIAGLTADGRVLSRYMRNECINYSYTYESQLPVGRLVVQLADKAQVCTQRSWKRPYGVGLLVGGLDESGAHLYYNCPSGNYFEYQAFAIGSRSQAAKTYLERKFESFMESSRDNLIKDALFALRETIQGEKMTNSICTIAVMGVGEAFHILDQETVQSLINEFELVGEDNPTDEAAAPDQAGEADTGAATPADQGAAPMDI